In Gammaproteobacteria bacterium, the genomic stretch CGGCTTGGCTGCTGCGACTCCCCCTCAAGGGGGGAGTGATGGGGAGAGTGGGGCGGCAGCCAGCTCCGGGGGGAGTGATGGGAAAAATGAGGCGAGGGCAGAAATCTACCCTCCATGGCGGGGTGGGAATCTTTTCCCCTCAATTGCGTAATGGCTTGGTGGGGGCGCGGCAGCGCCGTGCCGCCGGGACCCGCCCGGGCGCAGACTACGCCGGCGGCGCCTCCGACTCGGAACCGCGCGAGTCTTCCCCCTCCAGGGGGCGGGGCCACGCCTGCATGAGGATCTTGATGAGGGTCGCAAGGGGAATGGCGAAAAAGACCCCCCAGGGCCCCCACAGCCCGCCGAAAAACAGGATCGCCGCGATCACGGCGATCGGGTGCAGGTTCACGGCCTGGGAAAACAGCAGCGGCACCAGGACGTACCCGTCCAGGCACTGGAGCACCAAGTACAATGCGATCAGCCATGCGCTATCCGCGCCGCCCCCCCATTGGAACAAGGCGACCAGCACCACCGGCACGGTCACCAGGAACGCCCCCAGGTAGGGAACGATCACCGACAGCCCGACCAGCGCCGCCAGCAACGGGGCGTAATTCAGAGAGAACGATGCGAACAGCAGGTAACTGGCGGTCCCCACGATCGCCAGTTCGTAGAATTTGCCGCGTATGTAATTGCCCATCTGCGAGTCCATCTCGCTCCAAATCTGCCGCAACAGGCTGCGCTTCTCCGGGAGAAAGCCCGTGCACCAGCGCACCACCTGCTCCTTGTCCTTGAGCAGGAACAGCACCAGCAGGGGCACCAGAATCAGATAGATCAACGCGGTAAACACGGCGGGGATCGAGGCCAGCGAGAAGCTGAGCGCGCCCTGGCCCAGATTGGCGAGCCCGGAGCGCAACAGTTGGAGCAGCTCTTCGATCTGCTCTTCCGACACCAGCGCGGGGTACTTCTCCGGCAGGCGGTGCAGCGCCTCCTGGCCGCTGCCGATCATTCGCGGCGCCTCCTCCAGCAACTGGGAAAACTGGTGCGACAGCAGCGGCAAAAGCCCCAGGACGATCAGCACGGTCGTCGCCAGAAACGCGAGGAACACCAGTAGCGCCGCCAGGGTCCGGCCCAGGCCGCGGTGCTGGAGCCGGATCACCGCCCCCTCGAGCAAATAGGCGAACAGCAAGGCGACGAACAGGGGTCCCAGCAGGCTCCCGGAGAGCAGTATCGTCGCCAGCCCGGCGATGAGCAGGAGCGCCAGCAATACCGCCTGGGGATCGTGGAAATAACGGTGGTACCCCGCTTTCAGGTAAGAGTACATCCGCCCGCCTCTAATCGGCTGCCGGCGCCGCGGCTGCCGGCGCCCGCGGCGGCGGCGGCTCGGCGACGCCGGCCAGCCAGTTGCCCACGATCCGCACCATCGCCGCGTCCCCTTTCCTCATCCAGTGGTCGTAGTACGGCAGCGGCACCTGCCGGCTGCGGTCGGCGTCGCGCACCGCCACTTTTTGCAGCGCCCGCTTTCTTTTGGGCGCGGACACGGTCGTGTCGCTGCGGCCCCGCTCGCTGTACAGGTCCAGCACCGACACCTGGAACCGCAACAGCGCCTCAAGCAGCGCCCGCTCTCCTTCAGGATAGCCGTACCAGGCGATGTTGATGCCCACCAGGGCGTGTACGCTGCCCGGACTGTCGTCGGCCAGCCGCAGCACGGCGGCAAAGCCGCCGAAGCCGTGCCCCACAACCGCGATCGAGCGGTATCCCT encodes the following:
- a CDS encoding AI-2E family transporter, whose translation is MYSYLKAGYHRYFHDPQAVLLALLLIAGLATILLSGSLLGPLFVALLFAYLLEGAVIRLQHRGLGRTLAALLVFLAFLATTVLIVLGLLPLLSHQFSQLLEEAPRMIGSGQEALHRLPEKYPALVSEEQIEELLQLLRSGLANLGQGALSFSLASIPAVFTALIYLILVPLLVLFLLKDKEQVVRWCTGFLPEKRSLLRQIWSEMDSQMGNYIRGKFYELAIVGTASYLLFASFSLNYAPLLAALVGLSVIVPYLGAFLVTVPVVLVALFQWGGGADSAWLIALYLVLQCLDGYVLVPLLFSQAVNLHPIAVIAAILFFGGLWGPWGVFFAIPLATLIKILMQAWPRPLEGEDSRGSESEAPPA
- a CDS encoding DUF3530 family protein; the protein is MYATGATGGADRAGAVLLLHDVDSYADAPLLIRPLRQGLLERGWDTLSLRLPAASAADVRRKHRRLLALFEQRFQAGVEFLERQGYRSIAVVGHGFGGFAAVLRLADDSPGSVHALVGINIAWYGYPEGERALLEALLRFQVSVLDLYSERGRSDTTVSAPKRKRALQKVAVRDADRSRQVPLPYYDHWMRKGDAAMVRIVGNWLAGVAEPPPPRAPAAAAPAAD